The following are encoded together in the Ooceraea biroi isolate clonal line C1 chromosome 2, Obir_v5.4, whole genome shotgun sequence genome:
- the LOC105283999 gene encoding dynein light chain 4, axonemal has translation MPEEMKQEAIETCVTAVEKYSENHEQAARMIKDNLDKKFGPPFQIVVGEAYSCAITYEEKSLLHMFIGGNIAVLVWKTITNF, from the coding sequence ATGCCGGAAGAAATGAAGCAAGAGGCTATAGAAACTTGTGTCACTGCTGTGGAAAAATACTCTGAAAATCATGAACAAGCAGCTCGTATGATCAAAGATAATTTGGATAAAAAATTCGGACCACCTTTCCAAATAGTTGTCGGAGAAGCATATTCATGTGCAATTACGTATGAAGAGAAGTCACTGTTACATATGTTTATTGGAGGCAATATAGCTGTTCTTGTATGGAAGacgattacaaatttttaa
- the LOC105284001 gene encoding transmembrane protein 185A isoform X2 has translation MNLQTLFQDFNPSKFLVHSCLMIFTSLFALRLDGFIEWSYWSIFSPIWFWKGMVILGAIIGSYVWWRHPHARLEGDAYVHYKAMLITLALHLILLMFELLVCDKLESERHLWILVFIPLIFISIVSIAVCIWAVKHDRSFELELFCAVNVLQFIFLALRLDGFITWSWEVVFVPLWALLCLSLVAVLYVIVFAAVLLRTPQINARQRRTSLNSALAYTFLVVPILIFQVLLANKLDGDIKINYTTVAMPLLVSHVTLIFMSFGAKGGNKCLCPLLQEYGNISYQPRDEQDQPPCEPMITEKNEKLVKKIDLMKPVVPIISIDMPD, from the exons ATGAACTTACAAACGCTTTTTCAAGACTTCAATCCAAG taaattTCTGGTCCACTCTTGTTTAATGATATTTACATCTCTATTCGCTCTTCGATTGGATGGTTTCATAGAATGGAGTTATTGGTCGATATTTAGTCCGATATGGTTTTGGAAAGGTATGGTAATCTTAGGAGCTATAATTGGAAGTTACGTTTGGTGGAGACATCCGCACGCCAGATTGGAAGGAGATGCTTATGTACATTACAAAGCAATGTTGATTACTCTGGCATTACATTTGATTCTATTAATGTTCGAATTATTAGTATGTGATAAACTAGAATCCGAAAGACATTTATGGATACTCGTGTTTAtacctttaatatttatctccATAGTATCAATTGCA GTTTGCATATGGGCTGTAAAACATGATCGATCTTTTGAACTCGAGTTATTTTGTGCAGTCAATgtattgcaatttatttttttggcATTGAGATTAGATGGTTTTATAACATGGAGTTGGGAAGTTGTATTTGTGCCACTATGGGCACTTCTTTGCTTATCCTTAGTAGCTGTCTTATACGTGATAGTATTTGCTGCTGTTTTATTGAGAACACCACAGATCAATGCTCGCCAGAGGCGGACCTCTTTAAATTCAGCATTAGCATATACATTTCTCGTTGTTCCCATTTTAATATTCCAG GTGTTACTAGCAAATAAATTGGATGgagatatcaaaataaattatacaacaGTGGCAATGCCATTACTCGTATCACATGTCACTCTTATTTTTATGTCCTTTGGGGCAAAAGGTGGAAATAAAT GTTTGTGCCCATTACTTCAAGAATATGGTAATATTTCATACCAACCAAGGGATGAACAAGATCAACCACCATGTGAACCAATGATTACGGAAAAGAATGAGAAACTTGTCAAAAAAATCGACCTAATGAAACCTGTCGTGCCTATAATCTCCATAGATATGCCTGACTGA
- the LOC105284001 gene encoding transmembrane protein 185A isoform X1, translating into MNLQTLFQDFNPSKFLVHSCLMIFTSLFALRLDGFIEWSYWSIFSPIWFWKGMVILGAIIGSYVWWRHPHARLEGDAYVHYKAMLITLALHLILLMFELLVCDKLESERHLWILVFIPLIFISIVSIAVCIWAVKHDRSFELELFCAVNVLQFIFLALRLDGFITWSWEVVFVPLWALLCLSLVAVLYVIVFAAVLLRTPQINARQRRTSLNSALAYTFLVVPILIFQVLLANKLDGDIKINYTTVAMPLLVSHVTLIFMSFGAKGGNKWWFGIRKDFCHFLLGLCPLLQEYGNISYQPRDEQDQPPCEPMITEKNEKLVKKIDLMKPVVPIISIDMPD; encoded by the exons ATGAACTTACAAACGCTTTTTCAAGACTTCAATCCAAG taaattTCTGGTCCACTCTTGTTTAATGATATTTACATCTCTATTCGCTCTTCGATTGGATGGTTTCATAGAATGGAGTTATTGGTCGATATTTAGTCCGATATGGTTTTGGAAAGGTATGGTAATCTTAGGAGCTATAATTGGAAGTTACGTTTGGTGGAGACATCCGCACGCCAGATTGGAAGGAGATGCTTATGTACATTACAAAGCAATGTTGATTACTCTGGCATTACATTTGATTCTATTAATGTTCGAATTATTAGTATGTGATAAACTAGAATCCGAAAGACATTTATGGATACTCGTGTTTAtacctttaatatttatctccATAGTATCAATTGCA GTTTGCATATGGGCTGTAAAACATGATCGATCTTTTGAACTCGAGTTATTTTGTGCAGTCAATgtattgcaatttatttttttggcATTGAGATTAGATGGTTTTATAACATGGAGTTGGGAAGTTGTATTTGTGCCACTATGGGCACTTCTTTGCTTATCCTTAGTAGCTGTCTTATACGTGATAGTATTTGCTGCTGTTTTATTGAGAACACCACAGATCAATGCTCGCCAGAGGCGGACCTCTTTAAATTCAGCATTAGCATATACATTTCTCGTTGTTCCCATTTTAATATTCCAG GTGTTACTAGCAAATAAATTGGATGgagatatcaaaataaattatacaacaGTGGCAATGCCATTACTCGTATCACATGTCACTCTTATTTTTATGTCCTTTGGGGCAAAAGGTGGAAATAAAT GGTGGTTTGGTATCAGAAAAGATTTTTGTCACTTCCTGTTAGGTTTGTGCCCATTACTTCAAGAATATGGTAATATTTCATACCAACCAAGGGATGAACAAGATCAACCACCATGTGAACCAATGATTACGGAAAAGAATGAGAAACTTGTCAAAAAAATCGACCTAATGAAACCTGTCGTGCCTATAATCTCCATAGATATGCCTGACTGA
- the LOC105284002 gene encoding cytochrome c oxidase subunit 5B, mitochondrial has translation MAWLCARSILQTCRRSISYSSACAKKFADSLDHATGLEKREMLAYMAGNDDPYNMTIKRRLDNTKENPNLVYSAFDSRMMGCICDEDAMHVNWMWLHKGPPRRCECGHWFKLVEKAPI, from the exons ATGGCATGGTTATGCGCTCGTTCGATCCTTCAAACATGTAGACGATCAATTTCTTACAGCTCTGCGTGCGCaaagaaat TTGCCGATTCACTCGATCATGCCACTGGCTtggagaaaagagaaatgctCGCTTATATGGCTGGTAATGAT GATCCCTACAATATGACCATAAAGCGACGACTAGACAACACAAAGGAAAATCCCAATTTAGTCTACAGTGCATTTGACAGTCGTATGATGGGATGCATTTGCGACGAGGATGCAATGCATGTAAATTGGATGTGGTTGCACAAAGGTCCTCCACGCCGTTGCGAATGTGGCCATTGGTTTAAGCTGGTGGAGAAGGCgcctatataa
- the LOC105284003 gene encoding unconventional prefoldin RPB5 interactor-like protein isoform X2 has translation MDNTAINVATIGPEQIKYYHHMLLNNVLVQLEHNEKQVKIWNEYKDKYKKIIEGLQVYPLSLSEKCMIPVGKWALIRGKLTHTNEVLVCLGSGYFVRYSSSQAIALCNRRIAYADEMLKNLETERNFYEMKQILPLNNDVFEEKDRKDILEYWNEDKLDEWRIQHKQREKEYRQKLTNLREKEEIDIHTEEHLFKRLDELELEEELEDEICRLETEQEKFYNDDLENGEVYDESDDTSSESDVITTEMIEKELREKVLQRNKVTGHTLELNSDVMQNKILNTNPVKSELSDVIINSDQERSLEFRNTSPSVHRRRVSFVEPCAVENEDNTEKEISQRICFTPQDDTHDEDSEDENDIVRIEFSHSSYIPDITEPNTEIMSPGDIYKVFGTPKSILKRSPNDMIPNQISSPLQEDSSTETEDESDHNKYSVYNSVIKEVEDRKISTNIVNNTSKKTDKKEIVSRFKLSRSKRNDI, from the exons ATGGATAATACTGCAATTAATGTTGCAACGATAGGACCTGAACAAATAAAGTATTATCATCACATGTTACTCAATAATGTACTCGTCCAG CTTGAGCACAATGAAAAACAAGTTAAGATATGGAATGAATATAAggataaatacaaaaaaatcatAGAGGGACTTCAAGTGTATCCGTTATCTCTCTCAGAGAAATGTATGATACCTGTTGGCAAATGGGCGTTAATAAGAGGAAAGTTAACCCATACCAACGAAGTCTTGGTTTGTTTGGGATCTGGCTACTTTGTGAGATACAGTTCATCACAGGCAATTGCATTATGCAACAGAAGAATAGCAT ATGCGGATGAAATGTTGAAGAACTTGGAAACTGAAAGAAACTTCTatgaaatgaaacaaattCTACCCTTAAATAATGATGTCTTTgaagaaaaggatagaaaagACATACTGGAATATTGGAATGAAGATAAACTCGATGAGTGGAGAA taCAACATAAACAGCGTGAGAAGGAGTATCGTCAGAAATTAACAAACCtgagagaaaaggaggaaatcGATATTCATACTGAGGAGCATCTTTTTAAGAGACTCGATGAATTAGAATTAGAAGAAGAGTTAGAAGATGAAATATGCAg ATTGGAAACTGAACAAgagaagttttataatgatgatTTGGAAAATGGTGAAGTTTATGATGAATCAGACGATACATCATCTGAATCTGATGTAATCACAACAGAGATGATTGAAAAAGAATTGAGAGAAAAGGTGCTTCAAAGGAACAAGGTTACAGGCCATACATTGGAACTCAATTCTGACgtgatgcaaaataaaattcttaacaCAAATCCTGTGAAAAGTGAACTATctgatgtaattataaattctgaTCAAGAAAGATCACTGGAATTTAGAAATACGTCCCCAAGCGTACATAGAAGGAGGGTATCTTTTGTTGAACCATGTGCTGTGGAAAATGAAGATAacacagagaaagaaatatctcAAAGAATTTGTTTCACGCCGCAAGATGACACACATGATGAAGACTCTGAGGATGAAAATGACATCGTTAGAATAGAGTTTTCACACTCGTCCTATATCCCGGATATAACTGAACCAAATACAGAGATAATGAGTCCAggagatatttataaagtatttGGTACTCCCAAGTCCATCTTGAAAAGATCTCCAAACGATATGATTCCCAACCAGATTTCATCTCCTTTACAAGAAGATAGCAGTACAGAAACAGAGGACGAGAGTGATCATAATAAATACAGTGTATACAATTCC GTAATCAAAGAAGTCGAAGACAGGAAAATATCTACAAATATCGTAAACAATACTTCAAAGAAAACagacaaaaaagaaattgtaagCAGATTTAAACTTTCACGATCTAAAAGAAACGATATATga
- the LOC105284003 gene encoding unconventional prefoldin RPB5 interactor-like protein isoform X1 — protein sequence MDNTAINVATIGPEQIKYYHHMLLNNVLVQKLEHNEKQVKIWNEYKDKYKKIIEGLQVYPLSLSEKCMIPVGKWALIRGKLTHTNEVLVCLGSGYFVRYSSSQAIALCNRRIAYADEMLKNLETERNFYEMKQILPLNNDVFEEKDRKDILEYWNEDKLDEWRIQHKQREKEYRQKLTNLREKEEIDIHTEEHLFKRLDELELEEELEDEICRLETEQEKFYNDDLENGEVYDESDDTSSESDVITTEMIEKELREKVLQRNKVTGHTLELNSDVMQNKILNTNPVKSELSDVIINSDQERSLEFRNTSPSVHRRRVSFVEPCAVENEDNTEKEISQRICFTPQDDTHDEDSEDENDIVRIEFSHSSYIPDITEPNTEIMSPGDIYKVFGTPKSILKRSPNDMIPNQISSPLQEDSSTETEDESDHNKYSVYNSVIKEVEDRKISTNIVNNTSKKTDKKEIVSRFKLSRSKRNDI from the exons ATGGATAATACTGCAATTAATGTTGCAACGATAGGACCTGAACAAATAAAGTATTATCATCACATGTTACTCAATAATGTACTCGTCCAG AAGCTTGAGCACAATGAAAAACAAGTTAAGATATGGAATGAATATAAggataaatacaaaaaaatcatAGAGGGACTTCAAGTGTATCCGTTATCTCTCTCAGAGAAATGTATGATACCTGTTGGCAAATGGGCGTTAATAAGAGGAAAGTTAACCCATACCAACGAAGTCTTGGTTTGTTTGGGATCTGGCTACTTTGTGAGATACAGTTCATCACAGGCAATTGCATTATGCAACAGAAGAATAGCAT ATGCGGATGAAATGTTGAAGAACTTGGAAACTGAAAGAAACTTCTatgaaatgaaacaaattCTACCCTTAAATAATGATGTCTTTgaagaaaaggatagaaaagACATACTGGAATATTGGAATGAAGATAAACTCGATGAGTGGAGAA taCAACATAAACAGCGTGAGAAGGAGTATCGTCAGAAATTAACAAACCtgagagaaaaggaggaaatcGATATTCATACTGAGGAGCATCTTTTTAAGAGACTCGATGAATTAGAATTAGAAGAAGAGTTAGAAGATGAAATATGCAg ATTGGAAACTGAACAAgagaagttttataatgatgatTTGGAAAATGGTGAAGTTTATGATGAATCAGACGATACATCATCTGAATCTGATGTAATCACAACAGAGATGATTGAAAAAGAATTGAGAGAAAAGGTGCTTCAAAGGAACAAGGTTACAGGCCATACATTGGAACTCAATTCTGACgtgatgcaaaataaaattcttaacaCAAATCCTGTGAAAAGTGAACTATctgatgtaattataaattctgaTCAAGAAAGATCACTGGAATTTAGAAATACGTCCCCAAGCGTACATAGAAGGAGGGTATCTTTTGTTGAACCATGTGCTGTGGAAAATGAAGATAacacagagaaagaaatatctcAAAGAATTTGTTTCACGCCGCAAGATGACACACATGATGAAGACTCTGAGGATGAAAATGACATCGTTAGAATAGAGTTTTCACACTCGTCCTATATCCCGGATATAACTGAACCAAATACAGAGATAATGAGTCCAggagatatttataaagtatttGGTACTCCCAAGTCCATCTTGAAAAGATCTCCAAACGATATGATTCCCAACCAGATTTCATCTCCTTTACAAGAAGATAGCAGTACAGAAACAGAGGACGAGAGTGATCATAATAAATACAGTGTATACAATTCC GTAATCAAAGAAGTCGAAGACAGGAAAATATCTACAAATATCGTAAACAATACTTCAAAGAAAACagacaaaaaagaaattgtaagCAGATTTAAACTTTCACGATCTAAAAGAAACGATATATga
- the LOC105284003 gene encoding eukaryotic translation initiation factor 5B isoform X5: MGVNKRKVNPYQRSLGLFGIWLLCEIQFITGNCIMQQKNNADEMLKNLETERNFYEMKQILPLNNDVFEEKDRKDILEYWNEDKLDEWRIQHKQREKEYRQKLTNLREKEEIDIHTEEHLFKRLDELELEEELEDEICRLETEQEKFYNDDLENGEVYDESDDTSSESDVITTEMIEKELREKVLQRNKVTGHTLELNSDVMQNKILNTNPVKSELSDVIINSDQERSLEFRNTSPSVHRRRVSFVEPCAVENEDNTEKEISQRICFTPQDDTHDEDSEDENDIVRIEFSHSSYIPDITEPNTEIMSPGDIYKVFGTPKSILKRSPNDMIPNQISSPLQEDSSTETEDESDHNKYSVYNSVIKEVEDRKISTNIVNNTSKKTDKKEIVSRFKLSRSKRNDI, from the exons ATGGGCGTTAATAAGAGGAAAGTTAACCCATACCAACGAAGTCTTGGTTTGTTTGGGATCTGGCTACTTTGTGAGATACAGTTCATCACAGGCAATTGCATTATGCAACAGAAGAATA ATGCGGATGAAATGTTGAAGAACTTGGAAACTGAAAGAAACTTCTatgaaatgaaacaaattCTACCCTTAAATAATGATGTCTTTgaagaaaaggatagaaaagACATACTGGAATATTGGAATGAAGATAAACTCGATGAGTGGAGAA taCAACATAAACAGCGTGAGAAGGAGTATCGTCAGAAATTAACAAACCtgagagaaaaggaggaaatcGATATTCATACTGAGGAGCATCTTTTTAAGAGACTCGATGAATTAGAATTAGAAGAAGAGTTAGAAGATGAAATATGCAg ATTGGAAACTGAACAAgagaagttttataatgatgatTTGGAAAATGGTGAAGTTTATGATGAATCAGACGATACATCATCTGAATCTGATGTAATCACAACAGAGATGATTGAAAAAGAATTGAGAGAAAAGGTGCTTCAAAGGAACAAGGTTACAGGCCATACATTGGAACTCAATTCTGACgtgatgcaaaataaaattcttaacaCAAATCCTGTGAAAAGTGAACTATctgatgtaattataaattctgaTCAAGAAAGATCACTGGAATTTAGAAATACGTCCCCAAGCGTACATAGAAGGAGGGTATCTTTTGTTGAACCATGTGCTGTGGAAAATGAAGATAacacagagaaagaaatatctcAAAGAATTTGTTTCACGCCGCAAGATGACACACATGATGAAGACTCTGAGGATGAAAATGACATCGTTAGAATAGAGTTTTCACACTCGTCCTATATCCCGGATATAACTGAACCAAATACAGAGATAATGAGTCCAggagatatttataaagtatttGGTACTCCCAAGTCCATCTTGAAAAGATCTCCAAACGATATGATTCCCAACCAGATTTCATCTCCTTTACAAGAAGATAGCAGTACAGAAACAGAGGACGAGAGTGATCATAATAAATACAGTGTATACAATTCC GTAATCAAAGAAGTCGAAGACAGGAAAATATCTACAAATATCGTAAACAATACTTCAAAGAAAACagacaaaaaagaaattgtaagCAGATTTAAACTTTCACGATCTAAAAGAAACGATATATga
- the LOC105284003 gene encoding unconventional prefoldin RPB5 interactor-like protein isoform X3, which translates to MLQKLEHNEKQVKIWNEYKDKYKKIIEGLQVYPLSLSEKCMIPVGKWALIRGKLTHTNEVLVCLGSGYFVRYSSSQAIALCNRRIAYADEMLKNLETERNFYEMKQILPLNNDVFEEKDRKDILEYWNEDKLDEWRIQHKQREKEYRQKLTNLREKEEIDIHTEEHLFKRLDELELEEELEDEICRLETEQEKFYNDDLENGEVYDESDDTSSESDVITTEMIEKELREKVLQRNKVTGHTLELNSDVMQNKILNTNPVKSELSDVIINSDQERSLEFRNTSPSVHRRRVSFVEPCAVENEDNTEKEISQRICFTPQDDTHDEDSEDENDIVRIEFSHSSYIPDITEPNTEIMSPGDIYKVFGTPKSILKRSPNDMIPNQISSPLQEDSSTETEDESDHNKYSVYNSVIKEVEDRKISTNIVNNTSKKTDKKEIVSRFKLSRSKRNDI; encoded by the exons ATGTTACAGAAGCTTGAGCACAATGAAAAACAAGTTAAGATATGGAATGAATATAAggataaatacaaaaaaatcatAGAGGGACTTCAAGTGTATCCGTTATCTCTCTCAGAGAAATGTATGATACCTGTTGGCAAATGGGCGTTAATAAGAGGAAAGTTAACCCATACCAACGAAGTCTTGGTTTGTTTGGGATCTGGCTACTTTGTGAGATACAGTTCATCACAGGCAATTGCATTATGCAACAGAAGAATAGCAT ATGCGGATGAAATGTTGAAGAACTTGGAAACTGAAAGAAACTTCTatgaaatgaaacaaattCTACCCTTAAATAATGATGTCTTTgaagaaaaggatagaaaagACATACTGGAATATTGGAATGAAGATAAACTCGATGAGTGGAGAA taCAACATAAACAGCGTGAGAAGGAGTATCGTCAGAAATTAACAAACCtgagagaaaaggaggaaatcGATATTCATACTGAGGAGCATCTTTTTAAGAGACTCGATGAATTAGAATTAGAAGAAGAGTTAGAAGATGAAATATGCAg ATTGGAAACTGAACAAgagaagttttataatgatgatTTGGAAAATGGTGAAGTTTATGATGAATCAGACGATACATCATCTGAATCTGATGTAATCACAACAGAGATGATTGAAAAAGAATTGAGAGAAAAGGTGCTTCAAAGGAACAAGGTTACAGGCCATACATTGGAACTCAATTCTGACgtgatgcaaaataaaattcttaacaCAAATCCTGTGAAAAGTGAACTATctgatgtaattataaattctgaTCAAGAAAGATCACTGGAATTTAGAAATACGTCCCCAAGCGTACATAGAAGGAGGGTATCTTTTGTTGAACCATGTGCTGTGGAAAATGAAGATAacacagagaaagaaatatctcAAAGAATTTGTTTCACGCCGCAAGATGACACACATGATGAAGACTCTGAGGATGAAAATGACATCGTTAGAATAGAGTTTTCACACTCGTCCTATATCCCGGATATAACTGAACCAAATACAGAGATAATGAGTCCAggagatatttataaagtatttGGTACTCCCAAGTCCATCTTGAAAAGATCTCCAAACGATATGATTCCCAACCAGATTTCATCTCCTTTACAAGAAGATAGCAGTACAGAAACAGAGGACGAGAGTGATCATAATAAATACAGTGTATACAATTCC GTAATCAAAGAAGTCGAAGACAGGAAAATATCTACAAATATCGTAAACAATACTTCAAAGAAAACagacaaaaaagaaattgtaagCAGATTTAAACTTTCACGATCTAAAAGAAACGATATATga
- the LOC105284003 gene encoding unconventional prefoldin RPB5 interactor-like protein isoform X4, with amino-acid sequence MIPVGKWALIRGKLTHTNEVLVCLGSGYFVRYSSSQAIALCNRRIAYADEMLKNLETERNFYEMKQILPLNNDVFEEKDRKDILEYWNEDKLDEWRIQHKQREKEYRQKLTNLREKEEIDIHTEEHLFKRLDELELEEELEDEICRLETEQEKFYNDDLENGEVYDESDDTSSESDVITTEMIEKELREKVLQRNKVTGHTLELNSDVMQNKILNTNPVKSELSDVIINSDQERSLEFRNTSPSVHRRRVSFVEPCAVENEDNTEKEISQRICFTPQDDTHDEDSEDENDIVRIEFSHSSYIPDITEPNTEIMSPGDIYKVFGTPKSILKRSPNDMIPNQISSPLQEDSSTETEDESDHNKYSVYNSVIKEVEDRKISTNIVNNTSKKTDKKEIVSRFKLSRSKRNDI; translated from the exons ATGATACCTGTTGGCAAATGGGCGTTAATAAGAGGAAAGTTAACCCATACCAACGAAGTCTTGGTTTGTTTGGGATCTGGCTACTTTGTGAGATACAGTTCATCACAGGCAATTGCATTATGCAACAGAAGAATAGCAT ATGCGGATGAAATGTTGAAGAACTTGGAAACTGAAAGAAACTTCTatgaaatgaaacaaattCTACCCTTAAATAATGATGTCTTTgaagaaaaggatagaaaagACATACTGGAATATTGGAATGAAGATAAACTCGATGAGTGGAGAA taCAACATAAACAGCGTGAGAAGGAGTATCGTCAGAAATTAACAAACCtgagagaaaaggaggaaatcGATATTCATACTGAGGAGCATCTTTTTAAGAGACTCGATGAATTAGAATTAGAAGAAGAGTTAGAAGATGAAATATGCAg ATTGGAAACTGAACAAgagaagttttataatgatgatTTGGAAAATGGTGAAGTTTATGATGAATCAGACGATACATCATCTGAATCTGATGTAATCACAACAGAGATGATTGAAAAAGAATTGAGAGAAAAGGTGCTTCAAAGGAACAAGGTTACAGGCCATACATTGGAACTCAATTCTGACgtgatgcaaaataaaattcttaacaCAAATCCTGTGAAAAGTGAACTATctgatgtaattataaattctgaTCAAGAAAGATCACTGGAATTTAGAAATACGTCCCCAAGCGTACATAGAAGGAGGGTATCTTTTGTTGAACCATGTGCTGTGGAAAATGAAGATAacacagagaaagaaatatctcAAAGAATTTGTTTCACGCCGCAAGATGACACACATGATGAAGACTCTGAGGATGAAAATGACATCGTTAGAATAGAGTTTTCACACTCGTCCTATATCCCGGATATAACTGAACCAAATACAGAGATAATGAGTCCAggagatatttataaagtatttGGTACTCCCAAGTCCATCTTGAAAAGATCTCCAAACGATATGATTCCCAACCAGATTTCATCTCCTTTACAAGAAGATAGCAGTACAGAAACAGAGGACGAGAGTGATCATAATAAATACAGTGTATACAATTCC GTAATCAAAGAAGTCGAAGACAGGAAAATATCTACAAATATCGTAAACAATACTTCAAAGAAAACagacaaaaaagaaattgtaagCAGATTTAAACTTTCACGATCTAAAAGAAACGATATATga
- the LOC105284004 gene encoding G patch domain and ankyrin repeat-containing protein 1 homolog encodes MSLQQWIHIRHYIHNIPWKTFVRESSNTQNESPERHTHQLAFQGNEAKAAYEEIIQQTSATTVRLKCLKSKSVENQSNSGTSLTFINAQAKRTTISDDGLAKVTINTLLKAVEQKDLKFLQKYMTSENVNISDDFGWTPLMSAAYCGHLEIVQFLLSLGANKRIRDRSGLTAAQLALKRNYLSIVALLKKKPELASNNNQSAANVSRTCSTSALPVRSVSMESSMERDTDVSNLTEEKTQFPQNVAFYCEICKASFQETTPQKHESSTLHIFNTKPKLKHAMYGISRHSKGYRMLLNTGWDEEVGLGPSGKGIKYPVKTCLKIDRKGLGQPVENEYKITHFKPNDTAAVNSAKVPKQKPLKKRDRERLLHRETRKERALRIALS; translated from the coding sequence ATGTCTTTACAACAGTGGATACACATACGACACTATATCCACAATATACCATGGAAAACCTTCGTCAGGGAGTCTTCCAATACGCAGAACGAATCTCCAGAGAGGCATACTCATCAACTGGCTTTCCAAGGAAATGAAGCGAAGGCTGCTTACGAGGAGATTATTCAACAAACTAGTGCCACGACAGTAAGATTAAAGTGTCTAAAGTCAAAAAGTGTCGAGAACCAAAGCAATTCCGGCACGAGTCTGACATTCATTAACGCGCAAGCAAAAAGGACTACAATTTCCGACGACGGCTTGGCAAAAGTTACAATTAATACGCTGTTAAAAGCAGTGGAACAAAAAGACTTAAAGTTCTTACAGAAATATATGACGTCGGAGAATGTGAACATTTCTGACGACTTTGGTTGGACACCGTTGATGTCAGCTGCTTACTGTGGTCATTTGGAAATCGTGCAGTTCTTGCTGAGTCTTGGAGCTAACAAGAGGATTAGAGATAGATCCGGTCTTACTGCTGCCCAATTAgcattgaaaagaaattatttaagtatAGTTGCATTACTGAAAAAGAAACCTGAATTGGCGAGCAACAATAATCAATCAGCAGCAAATGTTTCAAGGACATGTAGTACGAGTGCTTTGCCAGTGAGATCAGTCTCCATGGAATCTTCAATGGAACGTGATACGGATGTTTCCAATCTTACAGAGGAGAAGACTCAATTTCCACAGAATGTAGCGTTTTACTGTGAAATTTGTAAAGCAAGCTTTCAAGAGACAACACCACAAAAACATGAAAGCTCTACTCTGCATATATTTAACACGAAGCCGAAACTGAAACACGCGATGTACGGAATATCAAGGCACAGCAAAGGATATAGAATGCTCTTGAATACAGGGTGGGATGAGGAAGTTGGTCTTGGTCCCTCTggaaaaggaataaaatatcCGGTTAAAACATGTTTGAAAATAGATCGCAAAGGATTGGGACAACCGGTAGAGAATGAATACAAGATCACTCATTTTAAGCCAAATGATACTGCTGCTGTAAATAGTGCTAAAGTACCTAAACAGAAACCATtaaagaagagagacagagaaaggcTGCTTCACAGGGAAACTAGAAAAGAAAGAGCTCTGCGTATTGCATTATCTTAA